A DNA window from Leishmania panamensis strain MHOM/PA/94/PSC-1 chromosome 27 sequence contains the following coding sequences:
- a CDS encoding hypothetical protein (TriTrypDB/GeneDB-style sysID: LpmP.27.0892), which translates to MAMTQAIPHDCRSHVDALPDPIAPHFELVTYPLADNLDAIEDVDCQGGVLAVLRRSGQLELRDAEEDRVLLRTLVRNPHKVFVHPQGTYVVATASDGEVTVQNTFDARLCAIAQLQVTDLLGAFVEGSQEVVVGECVGWLPQDNYGAAPEENADEFGTRVDSASPMKGSSTRGATKWSCLMGVNKGSAIFALHIGVSSSNPNRLTMRTVLAWSLPSPASAVFPIRAIEFAAMGKSGCVLLISTATNLHEACSSSIATPASLFHALDSGIVKLRTQAVPLYAGSASAPEANGRVLLYRGSCATTPQSYVWNSAAGIVHGLFNRDVAADMVDENEKVLFRTLPGPETSTSSMNEEGACVNEQSFSLAKVAESHDAVGLALDRAALPPSTAPIAVVPTAFHMIVLYPRRFLVLHQPPGASWRSPADSGGVVERFAPPLPAEVAQRIRFDPFQASSPPPSELCGIIHDAEARRFFLFSRTHLWELLIEDEARQQWRFFLERGRDAQASLVVRKRYMDAACRLAFYSDTQRNLCLLHSGQFFLDCGATRHAIAQFAKCDWFEDIYALLTTYRNTNVRTTFVEARFQFLLSHLASLDDWAPQLTSIFVILVLAKLDQVARCAAAPAAEAEFNKFLLSTVEQCGGFLKEKAIYELVVRLLEEQGRRESALMFAKAMQHTSYVVAYHIAQQQFDEAVTVLGTCHGSVARLQPWYEFTSVLIQHRPVALVTALLRALAKEARVGRVLPLQVERLMTSFARYDVSMNEVADNTEHQVVVLLDQCIHRYDCFSSAVHNYYVCLLAQTHDVVRLDDFIRTSLFFDTGYALRICLEHGCTTAAVALYKHMHLYRDAVTTALYAPRERRHSSGNAEEDSYVLSELVAAEDTLRGLVGKVGKDELRHLWMLTAEQALASHNVAAALAVVQESGGVLRTEDVLRKIDDVNLVDDFRGAICEYFDAYAEQKRQLSRTQDEVYQTAEEVKKDLQQARDQFGYITASQRCPLCHCTLLHSRTPYFVYPNCGHVVHEACAVSRLESMGGLAAFLADEGIAPHVLNGVSNTRQIAQQDCVLCGEALVVEVGIPLCTSDASWDV; encoded by the coding sequence ATGGCGATGACACAGGCGATTCCGCATGACTGTCGCAGTCATGTGGATGCCTTGCCCGACCCCATCGCACCGCACTTCGAACTTGTCACGTACCCCCTCGCCGACAACCTGGATGCTATCGAGGATGTCGATTGCCAGGGCGGTGtcctggcggtgctgcgccgtagTGGACAActggagctgcgcgacgctGAGGAGGACCGCGTGCTGCTCCGTACACTTGTGCGTAACCCTCACAAGGTCTTTGTGCATCCTCAAGGCACCTATGTTGTGGCCACTGCCTCTGACGGCGAGGTCACGGTGCAGAACACGTTTGACGCACGCTTGTGCGCCATTGCTCAGCTACAAGTAACCGACCTTCTCGGTGCCTTTGTGGAGGGGTCGCAGGAGGTCGTGGTaggtgagtgtgtggggtggCTTCCACAGGATAACTATGGGGCAGCGCCCGAAGAGAACGCAGATGAGTTTGGAACCCGTGTCGATTCGGCTTCTCCGATGAAAGGGTCGTCAACGAGGGGAGCAACGAAGTGGAGCTGCTTGATGGGAGTGAACAAGGGTAGTGCCATTTTTGCCCTCCATATCGGTGTCAGCAGCAGTAACCCAAACCGGCTGACGATGAGAACAGTGCTGGCATGGTCGTTGCCGTCCCCAGCAAGCGCTGTCTTTCCTATCCGCGCCATCGAGTTCGCGGCGATGGGGAAAAGCGGCTGCGTTCTTCTTATCTCTACAGCCACTAATCTGCATGaggcatgcagcagcagcattgcCACACCGGCCTCTTTGTTTCACGCACTCGATTCGGGCATCGTCAAGCTGCGCACCCAGGCGGTACCCCTGTATGCAGGCTCCGCCTCAGCACCGGAGGCGAATGGGCGGGTGCTTCTCTACCGTGGCTCATGCGCCACCACACCGCAGTCGTACGTGTGGaacagcgctgctggtatTGTTCATGGACTGTTTAACCGCGATGTTGCCGCCGACATGGTGGACGAAAATGAAAAGGTGCTCTTTCGCACGCTGCCGGGCCCTGAGACATCCACGTCCTCGATGAatgaggagggggcgtgCGTGAATGAGCAGTCGTTCTCGCTGGCAAAAGTTGCAGAGAGTCATGACGCGGTCGGGTTAGCTTTGGACAgggctgcgctgccaccgtcgaCCGCCCCCATCGCAGTCGTCCCGACGGCGTTTCACATGATTGTGCTGTACCCGCGGCGGTTCCTGGTGCTACACCAACCTCCGGGTGCGTCATGGCGCAGCCctgccgacagcggcggcgttgtgGAGCGCTTCGCACCTCCGCTACCTgccgaggtggcgcagcggatCCGCTTCGACCCGTTCCAggcatcgtcgccgccgccttctgaGCTGTGCGGCATTATCCACGACGCCGAGGCACGCCGATTTTTCCTCTTCAGCCGAACGCATCTCTGGGAGTTGCTCATTGAAGACGAGGCacgccagcagtggcgcttCTTTCTAGAGCGTGGACGTGACGCGCAGGCGTCCTTGGTGGTGCGCAAGCGCTACATGGATGCGGCGTGTCGCCTTGCCTTCTACTCGGACACTCAGCGCAATCTCTGCCTGCTTCACAGCGGTCAGTTCTTCCTCGACTGCGGCGCCACCCGCCACGCCATTGCACAGTTTGCCAAATGCGACTGGTTTGAGGACATCTACGCGCTGTTGACGACATACCGCAACACGAACGTGCGCACCACCTTTGTGGAGGCTCGCTTTCAGTTTCTGCTGTCTCATCTCGCCTCGCTGGACGACTGGGCACCGCAGCTGACGAGCATCTTTGTGATTCTTGTACTCGCGAAACTTGACCAGGTCGCGCgctgtgccgcagcacccgccgccgaggcggagTTCAACAAGTTCCTGTTGAGCACCGTGGAGCAGTGCGGCGGCTTTCTGAAGGAAAAAGCGATATACGAGCTGGTGGTGcgcctgctggaggagcagggTCGCCGCGAGAGTGCGTTGATGTTTGCCAAGGCAATGCAGCACACAAGCTACGTCGTTGCCTACCAcatcgcacagcagcagttcgATGAGGCTGTCACGGTCCTCGGAACGTGTCACGGATCAgttgcgcgcctgcagcccTGGTACGAGTTTACATCCGTGCTGATCCAACATCGGCCGGTGGCTCtggtgacggcgctgctgcgtgcgctggcCAAGGAAGCGCGAGTGGGTCGGGTGCTTCCTCTTCAGGTGGAACGGCTGATGACGTCGTTTGCACGCTACGATGTCTCCATGAACGAGGTGGCCGACAACACAGAGCatcaggtggtggtgctgctcgatcAGTGCATTCACCGCTACGACTGCTTTTCGAGTGCAGTGCACAACTACTACGTTTGCCTGCTTGCCCAGACGCACGATGTCGTGCGCCTCGACGACTTCATCCGCACCTCACTTTTCTTTGACACGGGGTACGCACTGCGCATCTGCTTGGAGCATGGTTGCACGACCGCGGCCGTCGCCCTGTACAAGCATATGCATCTCTACCGTGACGCCGTCACCACTGCCCTGTACGCGCCTCGGGAGCGACGTCACAGCAGTGGCAAcgcagaggaggacagcTACGTGCTGTCGGAGCTTGTCGCTGCGGAAGACACGCTGCGTGGACTTGTCGGTAAGGTTGGCAAGGACGAGCTGCGTCACTTGTGGATGCTAACAGCAGAGCAGGCACTCGCCAGCCACAACGTAGCCGCAGCCCTCGCGGTCGTACAAGAGTCCGGCGGCGTTCTCCGCACTGAGGATGTTCTCCGTAAGATCGACGACGTGAACCTTGTGGATGACTTTCGGGGCGCCATCTGTGAGTACTTCGACGCCTATGCagagcagaagcggcagctcAGCCGAACGCAGGACGAGGTGTACCAGACCGCCGAGGAAGTGAAGAAGgacctgcagcaggcgcgcgaCCAGTTTGGGTACATCACAGCGAGCCAGCGCTGTCCGCTCTGCCACTGTACTCTGCTGCACAGCAGGACGCCATACTTTGTATACCCCAACTGCGGTCATGTCGTGCACGAAGCTTGCGCAGTGTCGCGACTCGAGTCCATGGGCGGCCTGGCGGCGTTCCTGGCCGACGAGGGCATCGCGCCACATGTTCTGAACGGCGTCAGCAACACCCGCCAGATCGCGCAGCAGGACTGCGTACTGTGCGGCGAGGCGCTGGTTGTTGAGGTCGGTATCCCGTTATGCACCAGTGACGCTTCGTGGGATGTCTGA
- a CDS encoding hypothetical protein (TriTrypDB/GeneDB-style sysID: LpmP.27.0900), translating to MDSLSSAIAAATATSFALSACLMIVASLVLFVAAHRNDNYSWVDRSWSILPVVCTWIHVYYTHQEARKTAVSHVAGQSSLSLSCAALFGLVITVWGCRLTFNFFRRGGYARGGQDYRWNYVRSWPIFSGSPIIWMLFNFFFISCFQTWLLWAIPLPVMQFPARPPTAKEITLAAVLLVLIALETICDEQQWRFQCEKARTPRQSPYCYGFCVTGVFGYSRHLNVFCEASLWVVLAMAAHSSGTASMAWWQWSGCAMLGLLILVSTRTITERLSARKYPGYALYQSITPMFFPSLYSTTEEVLFSLELRKLK from the coding sequence ATGGACTCTCTCtccagcgccatcgccgccgctacGGCGACGTCCTTCGCCCTTTCCGCCTGTTTGATGATCGTGGCCTCGCTTGTGCTGTTCGTCGCCGCGCACCGCAACGACAACTACTCGTGGGTGGACCGGTCGTGGTCTATTCTACCTGTGGTGTGCACGTGGATCCATGTCTACTATACGCATCAGGAGGCACGCAAAACTGCCGTGAGTCACGTCGCAGGGCAGTCGTCGCTCTCCCTAAGCTGCGCAGCCCTTTTCGGCCTTGTCATAACAGTGTGGGGATGCCGCCTGACTTTCAACTTCTTCCGCCGCGGCGGGTACGCCCGTGGCGGTCAGGATTATCGGTGGAATTACGTACGCTCGTGGCCCATATTCTCCGGCTCGCCCATCATCTGGATGTTGTTCAACTTCTTCTTTATTTCCTGCTTTCAAACGTGGCTTCTGTGGGCTATTCCGCTGCCTGTCATGCAGTTTCCGGCGAGGCCACCAACGGCGAAGGAGATCACACTTGCAGCCGTGCTTTTAGTTCTCATTGCCCTTGAAACGATCTGCgacgagcagcagtggcgctttCAGTGCGAGAAGGCCCGCACGCCGCGCCAGTCTCCTTACTGCTACGGCTTCTGTGTGACAGGTGTCTTTGGCTACAGCCGCCACCTCAATGTGTTCTGTGAGGCGTCGCTGTGGGTGGTgctggcgatggcggcgcacagcagtggcacagCGTCGATGgcgtggtggcagtggtcTGGGTGCGCCATGCTTGGGCTGCTCATACTCGTGTCGACAAGAACGATCACAGAACGGCTGAGTGCTCGAAAGTACCCCGGCTACGCCCTGTACCAGTCTATCACCCCCATGTTCTTCCCATCCCTCTATTCAACCACGGAGGAGGTGCTCTTTTCATTAGAGTTGAGGAAGTTGAAGTAG
- a CDS encoding isovaleryl-coA dehydrogenase, putative (TriTrypDB/GeneDB-style sysID: LpmP.27.0910) codes for MHRVLQSSLCRCTGTCGWTAAAAMTSTSRTFMDLYNPTPEHAALRETVARFSREVVDKHAREDDINSHFNRELFKQLGDLGVMGVTVPEADGGAGMDAVAAVIVHHELSKYDPGFCLAYLAHSMLFVNNFYYSASPAQRARWLPKVLTGEHVGAMGMSEPGAGTDVLGMQTTAKKDSYGNYVLNGSKIWITNGTVADVYLIYAKVNGKITAFVVERGMKGFTQGPKIDKCGMRASHMCQLFFEDAVVPAENLLGGDGKGMVGMMRNLELERVTLAGMAVGIAERSVELMTSYASQRKAFGHPISNFGQIQRYIAEGYADTEAAKALVYSVSHNVHPDNQNRLGSDAAKLFATPIAKKVADSAIQVMGGMGYTQDMPVERLWRDAKLLEIGGGTIEAHHKNIAKDLLKGLK; via the coding sequence ATGCATCGCGTTCTGCAGTCTTCactctgccgctgcaccggtACGTGCGGGTGgacagcggccgccgccatGACGTCGACGAGCCGCACTTTCATGGATTTGTACAACCCGACACCGGAGCACGCGGCCTTGCGTGAGACGGTGGCCAGGTTTTCTCGGGAGGTGGTCGACAAGCACGCCAGGGAGGACGACATCAACAGCCATTTCAACCGCGAACTCTTCAAACAGCTCGGCGATCTGGGCGTGATGGGTGTGACGGTTCCCGAGGcggacggcggtgccggcaTGGACGCTGTGGCGGCCGTGATCGTCCACCACGAACTCTCCAAGTACGACCCCGGGTTCTGCCTTGCCTACCTCGCCCACTCCATGCTCTTTGTGAACAACTTCTACTACAGCGCGTCACCGGCGCAGCGGGCTCGGTGGCTGCCCAAGGTGCTCACGGGCGAGCATGTTGGCGCCATGGGCATGTCAGAGCCGGGCGCTGGCACCGATGTCTTGGGGATGCAGACAACCGCCAAGAAGGACAGCTATGGGAACTACGTGTTAAACGGCAGCAAGATTTGGATCACGAACGGCACTGTGGCCGACGTGTATCTCATCTACGCCAAGGTGAACGGCAAGATCACGGCCTTCGTGGTGGAGCGCGGCATGAAGGGCTTCACGCAGGGCCCGAAGATTGACAAATGCGGCATGCGCGCCTCGCACATGTGTCAGCTCTTCTTTGAGGACGCCGTTGTTCCGGCGGAGAATTTGCTCGGTGGGGATGGAAAGGGTATGGTGGGCATGATGCGCAATCTAGAGCTGGAGCGCGTCACCTTGGCTGGTATGGCGGTCGGCATCGCGGAGCGCTCTGTCGAGCTCATGACGTCGTATGCTTCGCAGCGGAAAGCGTTTGGTCATCCCATCTCTAATTTCGGTCAGATCCAGCGCTACATCGCGGAGGGCTACGCGGACACCGAGGCAGCGAAGGCACTTGTGTACTCGGTCAGTCACAATGTCCACCCAGACAACCAGAACCGTCtgggcagcgacgctgccaaGCTTTTTGCCACGCCGATTGCCAAGAAGGTGGCGGACTCGGCGATCCAGGTGATGGGTGGCATGGGGTACACGCAAGATATGCCGGTCGAGAGACTGTGGCGCGACGCGAAACTGCTGGAGATCGGTGGCGGTACCATTGAGGCGCACCACAAGAACATCGCCAAGGATCTTCTCAAAGGACTGAAGTAG
- a CDS encoding hypothetical protein (TriTrypDB/GeneDB-style sysID: LpmP.27.0920): protein MGVKGLWRYVEHHNIQYAYPSKNARADCYAVNPRHLLIDMNAVLHIAYNPKVPTTAATLRAVAAKMDELLTRVRPHDTLVLVYDGVAPIAKLKTQKERRHSLSIHPPRSATAPTTSKCSGSNSIRVSPWYTCDPVLDEVPLHREEILCGAEFVLACEEYITTYLQRRKAQYSWEKLMVSGCRESGEGEVKMSALLRRLWAATVADGSYDPDDTVSIVGNDSDLILVAMVAVPYAHYSLIDPFDLSLTSLWELMNHWSKAVPNPPLPAELLPSYRIDFVFLMLLSGDDYYDGIGSGSVALWQRYRHLRANEGYFRRSLIFGRHLEVDVELLRAVFARSGSMAAQLSRVSRNKRKTAKALLRGDRSGGGGGRAKEGAELLAAALWSLRSYVFGYCTDYGFVPHQEGPPSVGSLRAAVQVRGLSRKIGSVAAEGDANGETTDAGKVKEVLRPAKPIFSPLEQCVAVLGIRGRFSLELSRAIRASTEDDGHRLTTSTSIGLLTETVKNIIASVDTAQLTEAERRLSNCCRAGAEDDNEDVSAFMRLAALRPRKTAPAATQEEKQPNRAEEVQPTETEGSDGEDSDDKDETLALKRQ from the coding sequence ATGGGCGTCAAGGGACTTTGGAGGTATGTGGAACACCACAACATCCAGTACGCATACCCCAGCAAAAATGCCCGCGCAGACTGCTACGCTGTCAACCCCCGCCATCTTCTGATAGACATGAATGCAGTGCTGCACATCGCGTACAACCCTAAGGTGCCAACtactgcagcgacgctgcgcgcGGTCGCAGCAAAGATGGACGAGCTGCTGACGCGTGTGCGGCCGCACGATACTCTTGTTCTTGTGTACGACGGCGTCGCGCCGATTGCAAAGCTGAAGACACAGAAGGAGCGCCGCCACTCCCTGTCTATCCACCCGCCACGTTCCGCCACAGCGCCCACCACCTCAAAGTGCAGTGGCAGTAACAGCATTCGTGTCTCGCCGTGGTACACGTGTGACCCTGTGCTGgacgaggtgccgctgcaccgtgaGGAGATCCTCTGCGGGGCAGAGTTCGTGCTCGCCTGCGAGGAGTACATCACAACGtatctgcagcggcgcaaggCCCAGTACTCCTGGGAAAAACTGATGGTAAGCGGGTGCCGCGAGTCGGGGGAAGGTGAGGTGAAAATGTCTGCGTTGCTACGCAGACTCTGGGCAGCGACAGTCGCCGATGGCAGCTACGACCCAGACGATACCGTGTCAATAGTGGGCAATGACTCGGACCTCATCCTGGTCGCCATGGTGGCTGTTCCGTATGCGCACTACAGCCTGATCGATCCATTTGACCTCAGCCTCACGTCTCTGTGGGAGCTCATGAACCACTGGTCGAAGGCTGTGCCGAACCCTCCACTGCCAGCCGAGCTGCTTCCTTCCTACCGCATTGACTTTGTGTTCCTGATGCTGCTCTCCGGTGACGACTACTACGATGGCATcggaagcggcagcgtcgctctGTGGCAGCGGTACCGCCATTTGCGCGCCAATGAAGGGTACTTCCGCCGTTCCCTCATCTTCGGACGTCACCTCGAGGTGGATGTGGAGTTGCTGCGTGCGGTGTTCGCGCGTAGTGGCTCCATGGCAGCACAACTCTCGCGTGTGTCGCGCAACAAGCGCAAGACAGCCAAGGCGCTTTTGCGCGGTGaccgcagtggtggcgggggcggcagagccaaggagggggcggagctCCTTGCAGCGGCGCTATGGAGCCTGCGAAGTTACGTGTTTGGCTACTGCACCGACTACGGCTTTGTCCCGCACCAGGAGGGGCCTCCGTCTGTGGGCTCGTTGCGGGCTGCCGTGCAGGTACGGGGACTGAGCCGAAAGATCGGCTCAGTCGCCGCGGAGGGGGACGCCAACGGGGAGACGACAGACGCCGGGAAGGTAAAGGAGGTCTTGAGGCCTGCCAAGCCCATTTTTTCGCCTCTTGAGCAGTGCGTTGCGGTACTGGGCATTCGTGGCCGTTTCTCACTTGAATTGAGCCGTGCCATTCGTGCGAGCACCGAAGACGATGGGCACCGACTGACGACGAGCACGTCTATCGGGCTTCTGACGGAGACCGTAAAGAACATCATAGCATCTGTAGACACAGCACAActgacggaggcggagcggcggTTGAGTAATTGCTGCCGCGCAGGAGCTGAGGATGACAATGAAGATGTCAGCGCTTTCATGCGACTGGCTGCCCTTCGTCCCCGAAagacggcgccggcggctacccaggaggagaagcaacCCAATCGAGCAGAAGAGGTACAACCGACAGAGACTGAGGGCAGCGATGGGGAGGACTCGGATGACAAGGACGAAACATTGGCGCTGAAACGCCAATAA
- a CDS encoding hypothetical protein (TriTrypDB/GeneDB-style sysID: LpmP.27.0930): protein MGQSRLSLHGTTAATAANDELTATQRSGSGVDIWPEVTPEEASKRAGHGRKSVTVSHDQLLYLQALYPYAGYDELMTVINNTDGADEAATRAYEALNPDYSGFTYLKEQHDLLTNPKRPSAQRATAFAGLRESLQERAADAFRPGHFGNLSQLQEYEETVGLFIVDTSDWDRATLLPSRDLAEVAFMDLPLREEPTTYGAATTTIDGSRGSGSERRREGQSRSRISLAMPNSASDFNDLQPNSMLHAVNNAAPLSQSLGKTGKSSHEQVRGAADERSTGERNGGGEDNATASVVYQQDSDPPRAAPIIAWAPQAIRVGPAEARQEREMSLRVFDEASFFKDPLLRVAVQSLPLNGAQGHLDVSPLNGAVAAPSVEEDEVHEPALSALANGQTRNKAALSSPRRSFSLSVEEGNETHEPAEPRGTSVPNPGSDGIREGKNNEQLFSVEVPPTSHSHSRTPTNLPAACVRTRLGASARTADGTTNGTRRFSGDCGDASSSDALHAQHSMRNAAREALNRRKPHPLTTSEKVRERLRSLSPVGNLIFRETSLQTPALLPQHEKGLSRPSSVTRSSELAPTRAAAGEEASAPSIITLDTQRQRAAYDGWANMSVNGGSRADRDVNELHTERQSNMRTAGIPAAHSGCSSLDPAAFLNAEEERWDSIVTMLAPYEEVFGSKSRCELVRCIHDECPNLHNKTTIILQRLLHVVGKALRGKQVLEGMTEEPLEVPLLGPILLSTSPLKLTELSFREDKCSIEFCEEGTRMKAKLNIKAVALDAIQFAYIGEANAARQARIARQSQRQKSMPGSRVAAWTLRGREGELYTKGVTRGVATIKATNIRLKGKMYVWLMPSGNMHIAFEKLTVSVGSFRLTTTVTKLNVFCTLGAPILRLLVQRGMEEMLQGLHSL, encoded by the coding sequence ATGGGCCAATCGCGCTTGTCTCTGCacggcaccaccgcggcgacagcggcgaacGACGAGCTCACCGCGACGCAGCGTTCCGGTAGCGGTGTCGATATTTGGCCAGAGGTGACGCCGGAAGAGGCCAGCAAAAGAGCGGGGCACGGTAGAAAGAGTGTGACGGTGTCGCACGATCAGCTACTCTACCTGCAAGCCCTTTACCCGTACGCCGGGTATGATGAGCTCATGACTGTCATTAACAACACCGATGGCGCCGACGAAGCAGCAACACGCGCCTACGAAGCACTGAACCCCGACTACAGCGGCTTCACGTACCTCAAAGAGCAGCACGACCTTCTCACCAACCCAAAGCGACCCAGCGCCCAACGCGCAACGGCGTTTGCAGGCTTGAGAGAGTCGCTGCAGGAACGAGCCGCAGACGCCTTTCGGCCTGGGCACTTTGGCAATCTCTCACAGCTGCAGGAGTACGAAGAGACGGTGGGACTCTTCATTGTGGACACATCCGACTGGGACCGCGCGACGTTGCTGCCCTCACGCGActtggcggaggtggccTTCATGGACCTTCCTCTACGCGAGGAGCCTACCACTTACGGGGCAGCTACAACCACAATCGACGGTAGCAGGGGCAGTGGCAGTGAGCGGAGACGAGAGGGCCAGTCGCGGTCGCGCATCTCGCTCGCGATGCCTAACAGTGCATCCGACTTCAACGACCTGCAGCCGAACAGCATGCTGCATGCTGTCAACAACGCTGCACCCTTGTCACAGTCGCTAGGAAAGACCGGCAAATCCTCTCATGAGCAGgtgcgtggtgctgccgaTGAGCGCTCAACAGGTGAGCgcaatggcggcggtgaggataacgccaccgccagcgttGTCTATCAGCAGGACAGCGACCCACCACGTGCAGCCCCAATTATAGCGTGGGCACCTCAGGCCATTCGTGTGGGGCCGGCTGAGGCACGACAGGAGCGCGAAATGTCTCTGCGCGTCTTCGACGAGGCGTCCTTTTTTAAGGACCCGCTGCTAcgggtggcggtgcagtCATTGCCTCTAAATGGGGCCCAGGGGCATCTGGATGTGTCTCCGTTAAAtggcgccgtggcagcgccatCTGTGGAGGAAGATGAAGTCCACGAACCTGCTTTGAGCGCTCTGGCTAATGGTCAGACACGCAACAAGGCTGCTCTGTCCTCCCCGCGGAGGAGCTTTTCACTTTCCGTGGAGGAAGGGAACGAGACCCACGAGCCGGCTGAGCCGAGGGGCACCTCAGTGCCCAACCCTGGCAGTGACGGCATCAGGGAAGGCAAGAACAACGAGCAGCTTTTCAGCGTGGAGGTGCCACCCACATCGCACTCTCACTCCCGCACACCTACCAACTTGCCTGCAGCTTGTGTAAGGACGCGACTTGGCGCGAGCGCGAGGACGGCCGACGGCACCACCAACGGAACGCGACGGTTCTCCGGCGACTGCGGCGacgcgtcctcctccgatGCGCTTcacgcgcagcacagcatGCGAAATGCGGCCCGCGAGGCGCTCAATAGGCGCAAGCCGCACCCTCTCACAACTTCggagaaagtgagggagCGCTTGCGCAGCCTGTCACCAGTGGGCAACTTGATCTTCCGCGAAACTTCCCTGCAGACGCCTGCGTTGTTACCGCAACATGAGAAGGGTCTCAGCAGACCTTCTAGCGTAACACGCTCGTCCGAGCTTGCACCCACAcgagccgctgccggcgagGAGGCAAGTGCGCCCTCCATCATTACCCTGGACacccagcggcagcgggcagCGTACGACGGCTGGGCGAATATGTCAGTCaatggcggcagcagagctgaTAGGGATGTGAACGAGCTGCACACCGAGCGACAATCTAACATGAGAACAGCAGGCATTCCTGCTGCGCACAGTGGGTGCTCGAGCCTCGACCCGGCAGCCTTCCTgaacgccgaggaggagcgctgGGACTCCATTGTGACGATGCTGGCTCCTTACGAGGAGGTATTCGGCTCCAAGTCACGCTGCGAGCTTGTGCGCTGCATCCATGACGAGTGCCCCAATCTGCATAACAAGACCACAATCATTCTACAGCGACTGCTGCACGTGGTTGGGAAGGCGCTGCGTGGCAAACAGGTATTGGAGGGCATGACAGAGGAGCCGCTGGAGGTGCCCTTGCTCGGTCCGATActgctctccacctctcctctcaaGCTGACTGAGCTCAGCTTTCGGGAGGACAAGTGCTCCATAGAGTTTTGCGAGGAAGGGACACGAATGAAGGCGAAGCTTAACAtaaaggcggtggcgctcgaTGCGATTCAGTTTGCGTACATTGGCGAGGCCAACGCCGCCCGGCAAGCACGCATAGCCCGGCAATCACAGCGTCAAAAATCAATGCCCGGCTCACGGGTGGCGGCGTGGACGCTGCgtggcagggagggggagctgtACACCAAGGGCGTTACACGCGGCGTCGCCACGATCAAAGCCACCAACATCCGTCTGAAGGGCAAGATGTACGTGTGGCTGATGCCCTCTGGCAACATGCACATTGCCTTCGAAAAGCTGACCGTCTCTGTGGGCTCCTTTCGGTTGACCACAACCGTGACGAAGCTGAACGTCTTCTGCACCCTCGGTGCACCGATTTTGCGGCTACTGGTTCAGCGTGGGATGGAAGAGATGCTACAAGGTTTACACAGCCTGTGA